ATCATATTGCAAAAACattataaaagaaataaaaaattaatattaataatataataataataaaaaagaaaattagatttaaataatcccaactattaCCTATTGACCGACAACAGTCCCAACTAACGAAATATTTTGTGACAGTCCCAACATTTAACCTATTTTCTCCCAACGAGCTTTTTTTAACTGACgtctaacccagttagtttttgctCATAAGCAGTCCACGCCATCGAAACTTTGCCACATAAGCAGTCCACATCatcaaaactttgacttttttgCCACATAAGCAATCCACGTCAGCAAAAAACTAGCGGGGTTAGACCTCAGTTAGAAAAAGCTCGTTGGGAGAAAATAGGTTAAAAGTTGGGACTATCATAGCCGGACAATAGGTaagagttgggattatttaaatccaattttcctgataaaaataatggtgttaaTTATCAAACAAAATTCTTACTTTATCAACTGCAAGAGTGAAAACTTCAAGATTTCCATCCTCCATGATGTGAAACCGAGTGAACGACTTGTAATTAGCAATTCGTAGAGACGAAAACGCTTCATCAAAATGCAAATGAAGCCAGTTTATACAGATATACAAGTAACTTCCAAATACGAGCGACACCACAGGAGTCGAGAACACCCAAAAGTAAAGAAAAACAGAGGCGTAGTATATAATCGCAGTCCCTCGAGAGAGTGAAACCTTCCCGTTTTTGCATATGTTAGTCCTCGTCACAGCCATTACCTGATAGCTTAAAATATTAACTATATATAACATAAATTCGAATTCAATAGGTAGGTACCGAAAATTCAAAATGATTCCTACCTCGGGAACATCAAAAGCTGACATAAGATATTTAATGCATGCAGGATAAAGACCGAAAGTCCATTTCTCGATACGCGCTCTGAGACCCGTGGGGTCCGGGAAATGTTCACTTTCCACTGATCTATACCATTCATATAACGAGTGATAACCTGAAATGAAAGAATTATTAATCATGTAAAGAATAGTTATATATCATGTATATTTGTGAAGAATTTCAATTATATTGACGattaaaatgaaagaaaaccATGCCTGATGTTGCCAGAAGATTATGCCGGATGCAGGTTTCAACACCGAGCTCCATTAACAGTATGAGAACTAACGCTGAAGCTAGGTGAGCGGAAACATGCACGACTCCGATTATTACTTTCTTTTTCTTGGAAACTTTCGAAGGGACAAATGAGATTGCGGCAGCCAACAGTAACAATGCACCGGCAGAAGATACATATGACTGACCAAACATGTACGTAAAAGAATCCCACATTGTGCTAAAGAAGCTTTTTATGTGACCAGAAAATGTATCGTCCTGTAAGATATGATCTAGCTTGCActgtcacaaaaaaaaaaaaaaggtttataataatcagctttttttttctaaaataaaaaTCGAAATTCATGAAGCACATACCAGTGGAAACAATGAAAAGGTCAAGATGAAGTATATGAACCCGCCGATGAAATCAAACTGCCAGTTTTTCTTTCGGAACTTCAATATGTTACCCAGAGCAATCTGCATAGCACAATTTTTGACACAAAACATGCAGTGAGAATTACGTGTGGAGGTGGCAATTTCGACCCGTTTACATAAGACCACGTCTATTTGGGTTATGTTTTATCTCTAACGGGTCAAAGGATTAACTAAAAGATAGCTAAAAAACAGGTCTAACGGGTCAAAAGTCGTCCGTACTGCCTTAATCATCTTATTCATGTATTCAGATTATAATTGAAATAGCATAACTTTAGTAAACGGATTTAACTTGGTAATtgtttacaaaaaaaattaacttccAGGTCAACCCTACCTGTTTTGACCCGTGCAAAATTATCCACTTTGCTACCTCGAATTATGTGATAAAGACTCTACGTAGTATGATGTAACTCTACATACCCTGCTTGAATCTTGAGTGGATGGATAAGCGGCTTTGGTCTCATAACTCGTTCCATACGCTTGATTGAAATTACTAAACACATGTGTGGGATGCAAAAACGCCCCACCACACCCGTTAACAAGTAAATGTTGCACTATTGCCGGTTTATCCGACTCAACATATGAATGTCGCATATAATGATGCAAGTCCCCAGCTACTCTAAGTTTACACCTCCCTTTTAAATAATCGCGTATAAGATGTGTGACGTTCTTTCCGGTGACATCATCCCAGTACCAATCAAGAAGCCAGCTCGGTTCGTGTGTCATAACTATCACGGAATCATTTTCTTTAACCTTTTCTTGTATGAGCTCCGAGAAAAACTTAAATTGATAACTATCGATATCGCTGTGAAGAGCTAAATCAAGACCGAACACCCACCATCCTTTCGGAAGCTGCAATGCAAAGTAGCTTTTCTTTTGCGGCATTAACCATCCACCTAACCAACTCTTGTGACAAATGTACCTCATAAACGTTTGAAGTCCGTCAAACCAATCTGCAATTACGAGAAAATAACAActtaaatactaaaaactaaactTTGACATACaaagaaaagagtaaaatgctattttcgtccctgaggtttggccacttttgcgactttcgtccaaaggtttgttttccgcatctggatccaaaaggtttgaaatcttgccattttcatccagctcgttaactccatccatttttctccgttaatagaggggcatttccgtctttttagtcattttttattaaaataaaaaacactaTAAGAAATAAAGATCCACCTCTGTTGACTTTCTCCCCACCCAAACCCTTTAATCATCAAAAAAATGTTTAAGAAGACGAAAATACCcccgacttaacggagaaaaatggatggagttaacgagttggatgaaaatgacaagatttcaaaccttttagatccagatgcagaaaaacaaacctttggacgacaGTCGCAAAGTGGCCAtacctcagggatgaaaatgacattttactcaaaagaaaatttacaaaaaataaataaaacccaCCATGATTTCCAGGGATAATAAAACACTGTGGCCCGTCATATAGTTTTAGTTCCGAAACACCACGAGGTAATTCGGGTTTGTTTACAGCTATATGTTCTTCTTTATACCATGGTGGCGGTTGGAGAGCATACTCAAAAGGACGAAAGAGACGTTTTTCATAAGTGAATGCTGACGGATTAGGGTACCTGAACATAAACACGATTACTTTTAAGTTTTAGCTTACATTcaaattttattattaaaatgaaaacaaatacGCAAAAAAAGGTGAAACTTACGCAAGATCACCTCCGATAAGAAGAAGGTCCCCACGAGGCAATTTATTCAACGAATCGTTATTCCAAACATGAAGCGATGGTTGGGCAAGAAGTTTAGCAACAGAATAAGAAGAGTTGCCACCGTCACCGGTATCAGCCATAAAGTCGAACCAAAAGTTATCCTTTTCACTAAAATGTTCGTATAAAAAATCTTCTTGTTTAGCCCCTTCATGACCACCGCTCATTGCCGCCTACAAAATGAACcaaaataatgaaattaaaaatgcAAGAAATTAATTAACGTCATAAAAAGATAGCGATTAGAGAAATCGGAAACCTGCATCATGCGCATATCAAATCGTCCCACGAAAACAGTTACAGATACAAGGAGGTCAAAAACAGTCTTGAATAAATCAGCTGACGTTCTGCAACacaatacatatacatatatacattaaAAAGTGAATATATACGACTTAAACACGTATGTGTATGTGTTTTTAAATAGAGCGGATATATACCCCGAGTACCAAGGAACCATATCCAAGAAATTCGGCTTCATCTGCTTGTTCTTCAACCTCTCGGTTTCTTTGACAGATAGAGGGTGAGTAAGAGCCCATCTGATGATTAAGACCAACAATAAGAAAATATAGCTAATTATatttacaacaaaaaaaaaaaaaaaaaaaaaaaaaacacatacccTGTTGATCTTTCCACGACATAATTAGCAATATAGAGACCAATAAACGTCGCCCATAACGAATATATTGGAGATATTTCATCTGATGACTCACATGGACCACTGCAagaaaactagaaaaaaaaaaaaacagaaataaaaaaatatatagaatataaaaaaaatgaattatAGCTTAGATCAAAGAAGTCGAGTACAAGAATAATCagaaaaaaataaagtaaaatatatACCTCTCCATATATGACCCATTTAGAAAGAAGTGGATAATCACGGGCTGACCCAACTGGTGCAAACCAAGATTTGCATACTTCATCTTTAAATTCGTACATTTTGAGAAATTTAGCGAGCAATTCACCCCCTTCACTTTTTTTCCAAAGTGAAAACAGGCCCGAATCTTTCCGTCCAAATGGCGTTTCATTCAAAGCATGATTTCCACAGTGGCTATAAAATACACAACAGGCCACACTTAATACCTACATGCATAGCAAGCCCATAAAAACAACGAACAAAGATAACATATACACcatcatagttgttaatggccaatagcgacaaatagcgataaggtacctatatgctacatagcgaaaagcgataaatagcgggcgctattttataaatagcgatacactaaaaaaatttaaaaaaaaatattatgtgtatattatatcaaaataccctggtatatacgctattttacatgtatatttgacaaaaacctaaaatccagctattttatagctgtatttaatcgctatttatatttagaaaaaaaaaactgaaatccCGTTGTTTATCGTTGCATACCCTGTAGCGACCTTCGACCTATATgctacgctattcgctatagcaatcgctattgacaactatgtaCACCATACTTCCTTCATCCTATTAAATTGCAACGTCTAACCAGACACACAACATTTTTTTAAGAACGGTTTTGTAAAATGTCTAAAAATAAACTACAACAATTGGTAACAATCACAATGGGCAAATAGGTAATTTCCATTAGGTGCCCCGAAACAGGAATTAGTGTAACTTACCGTACAGTTTTGAAGAACAGTCAAGATCTCAGGTCTCCTTCCAGCCACACGGGAAACAAGACCAATATACCAAAGGCCGAGAAATACTAAATGGAAAACAAGGAGAACAAAAATGGAAGAAATGAATATTGTCAAAAATAGCGATAAATTCATCCTCATATCTACGCCCATCGACTGAAAGCTTGGAAGATGGTATAAAGCCGCCACTAATATCCATGCGATATACCTACAAACCATAAAAAACACTCCGGTCAACCAAAATTTTCCAAATGTTACGAACAATGATCTAAATATCTAAATATCTAATTATAAAATAACAAGTATTGGTGTAATTACCATCGACTGAAATTTGAATAACTCGGTTTGATAGTCTTCCCAACAAACGGGGACGAAAAGAAATAGAAAAATCCAAGTAAACCCGCGTAGATCGACCACCATTTAATGTTCTTGTCTAGCTTCTGGATGAGTGTATGCATGTTGTCTGATGAAATGAAGAATAGGCAACCGACAACAACTGCAATGATGGCGTGCCGGGAATGCTCATGTGGGTATGGGTATGTATGGGTTAACATAGTCCTTACTGTCTCCATGTTGATGGTATCTAGTATACCAACAGGCTGCTTATCTGTCCCCATATTCAAATCCTTCAAATTGAAAATTATTTCACAATCTTTTCATATGTGGTGATTACCGATCGATCAATCGGATATAGTTACCAGCTCCAGAACCCTGAATCAAAACACCATTTTAAACAATTTACAAAAGATAATCTTTACAATAACCCtagaaccaaaaaaaaaaaaaaaaaaaaaaaaaaaaaaaaaccctctttTGGACAAACCAAGATTAACCAGAAGTTCAGTTTGATAACAACACAAACATCAATTTCTAAAGATGATTTACTTGACAAAAATGCATCTATTAATAGCAAAATTCAGACTGTCACAGGATCAAAATCATGCATTTCACTATCAGAAAACTCACAAGTAAAGACAAAACTAGGGttttagaattaaaaaaaaaaatcaaaatttctaACCAACAATTGACTAATTAACAGCAAGAAACATACACATTACACCAATTAAACCCACCACGTCAATTTCAATCAATCAAGAAACACAAATTAACAACAAAAAGACAAGAAAGCAAGTACCTTTATGATCAAGAAACGAAAAGGGTAGGTGAAAATGAGTGGACAAACAAAGAAGCTAAAAGGGTCTGTTAACAATGGTTAAAAAGAACCCATTAAGGATCAATGGCATATGCTTTTTTATTATTcggtttttttttaaagaaaaactgGTTTTTTTTATCTTGATCTTGGAAAAAGATTTATGTGGGTCGCCAAATTAGAATGGATACGTTGATGGGGAGATTAAAAAGGTTGCTTGTGCTGATGAACTAAGGCGTTGTTGGTTGACGACCGATTAATGGCCGTTGGATCGGCTCCGGTGACCATTGTAGACACGTGGTTTGTGTTTTGATGAACAGTTTATATTTTATAAGAAGTTGTGTGCTTGTGGAGTTGTGGGTGTACTCTACAATAAACATTAAACTTTTAatgataaaataaagaaataaagaaAAGTGTTACTTTTAAAAAGTACATACTTTTGATACACACTTATATTTTTTAATCCACACTCTTAATAATATAATACTAGTGGAATTCTCCAATGTGTTGAAGTGGTAGGGATGGaaataggtcaggtttgggttggGTATTGATAATTCCATACTTATTCTCGGTTGTAAAATCGTGTCTtatacccgtcgggtatttgtcGAGTAATTACTCAGCAGGTATATCtattagtttgttaaaagatatacgtTGGGATTTTCAAATACATTTCTTTACtgttataattattatataattttatttatacaacaactattataaacaaaaaaaaatgtacattacatacatataagGGTATCCGGGGCACACTCGGGGAGTGAATGCGGTGACCCCTaaccccgatcgggaacaccgccgccatcaacgcGAGGACCCGATTCGGGGAAGGGTTTCGGTGTGTATTCACCGCGTTGAATGGCACATTTTTTGAGGAACGGTCATATTAAACGgtcgaatttaaaaaaaatcactttttaaacaaatataaataaccaCACCCTTCactcattttttatactctcaaaccacacccttcactcattttttatactctcaaatCACACCCACTTCactcattttttatactctcaaatCACACCCACTTCactcattttttatactctcaaatCACACCCACTTcaaaccgagcaatggagaaccaaccccgcgaagccaagaaaaaaactaagggacggggctcgcaaccgtctcgtggtggttcgagcggtgcaagtgcacaaccacaaccccctttcggatatacttcacaacccccattttttttccaacaaccttcacacccctccttgacaacacccaaccacccaaccttcaacccaatttcggctattttcaaaatttgttatcaatggatgctcctcctcaatcccccgccttcgacccatatggttttcgttccccacaagtttcatctacacgaggaaatgttgaacgtcctctacctatttacgacgacgaggacgatgaggtagtgcccgaaactcaaaatttgggcgacaAGGACGAGCACGAGGACgatgaatataatgtggatgaagacgtgggcaacgaagaagatgacgcccgggataaaaagggaaaaatgacgagcgaaaaatggacaaaggtccaagaagaggcgttggcgaaggcgtgggtacattgctctaccaacaaaaagaagggcaatcaacaaaaccGCGATAGTTTTTGGCGTAAGATTTTAGATCATTTTAACGCCACCGTTGGTGGCAGTAATCGGACCGTGCATCAAGTACGATCTAAATGGAACCCGATGCtgacgaaaataaactttttcaacggcctataccaacaagcggtaaaaattatattttttaacattgtatattttttaattttctttactaagttcatattttttaacacttattattttataatatgtaggatcgcacacgaggaagcggatgtaaggatctcgacgtgatgaaagtcgcgttaaaagaatttaaagagAGATTTCCGAACGGTTTTCAACATGTCGAGACGTGGGAGGTGGTTCGAAAACACGacaaatgggcccaagtcccattgttgggtgaggaaggggaaggttcggcacaaaaaagaaagcccgttgacgtggacccttcgatacccgatatgaacgaagacccctcgccacaaaaaacacaacggcgagacaagcgtcaagcgaCATCGTCGAGGGAAGCTCGGtcgagttggcggcacaattcaaagagtacaccgccatgaaagaagcgaagcatGCGATGGAATTGGAGGCGATcaaattgaggaagaaaagagagtcggaggctcgcgagctcatatcggaacaacgcgagacgatgaaaaactacaattacgatcgagatatgaaaacattcctcaagccgcacgacgatgctccgccaaatatgttgccgttcatcctcgcccgaaagcaCGACATCGCTAACAAGTACAGGTGGCCAcgcgatttctaaaatttttattttctagttttaatgtaattttaattttctactttgaatgtaattttaattttctagtttgaatttaatttttatttttattttctactttgaaatgtcttttgttaaattttatttaatttttattaatatttttttataaacatgcataattacaacaaataaaaaaaaaaccaagtcacctaagaggggagtgccgccatcaatttagggtgttatgggagtttaagaggggagttgacgtggcacacgaggattggttatgcgtaagagaggggactcccctcttaggggagtgcccctctcaccctaagttatatcataaattaataataactttatacTACTTATAgtatatacttcacaacatataaaatataaataatattataaaatagaaaatttattttttcacattatggatataataaaataaattactaTAGACAAAggttaatgaaaaataaaaatataaattaaaaaattcgggtatatgatcgggtatataATTCAGGTATACAGCTATGgggtttcgggtaatcgggtcagACATCACCTAATCTCATACCCGACCCATATGATCGAGTATATAGTTCAGGTAAACCTGAACCCGACCACATTTTTTATACGGGTCAAtttgaacccgacccatttttAATACGGGTCAACCCAAACCCGGCCCATTTTTTAAACGGGTTGTGTTAGTCGACCCAAACCTGTTTTCTTTGTGTCGGGTTGACAGGTCGTGTCAAGAATTGCCGCCCATTATAACTAGTTAATTATATTAGTGGgggtgatgatgatgacgatgacgatgacagttgtgatttttttatttgtgcattaatttatatattttacttttaactcttttataaaacATCTATTATATGTTTTACTACAACTCTTTTATAAAACATCtattaaaacaaaagaaattaaaaaaaatcagcTTCTAGCCCCGGCTAAAACAAATTTTATCAAACACACTCAAAATACATGTTACGAAATTTTGaccaaaaaaatataatttaattgATCACACCAAAATATATGTTATGCAATTTGAACGTAACAAAAACCCCTCTAAAATTGCGTAACAAAATGCTATTTTAAAATGGAATAACAAACCAATCACGTAAGGCCGTTAATGTTTTAGCCACGTGCATATAAGATTCGCCATTAAAAATATCAAGATAACAACACAAAAGGTCAATAATGCATACAGTATACCCAACGTGTTGCTAAATGTATTTTCCAATAAAAATGGTTGAATCAATCGAAAATTCATATGAAAACCTTACGAATGAGAAGATTTTTCGGAAATCATTGAAATCATTGAATAAATGTGGATGAATAGTTGTAGTGGTAACCAACTTTTCGCAATGATTTCGTTTTTGTGGTTGATTTGTTATGAGGACGGTTGTGTATCACGCTTATTTATAGATATGAAGGAATACGTTGCCTCCTCGGAGGGGATGCGATGACGGTTAATGGATATATGCAGACATCCGGTGATCGGTGACTGTCGTGGTTGTGTGTTAAATGACGCGTCGGTCACCACCGGTGGAAACGTTTGTTTTTCGTTTTCATTTGTATCAATCAGTATTGTCATAAACTAATCCGCTTGACGGGAAAGTCGAAGCACGGTCACATGaagcatttgtttttttttttttttttttttaatatagaaGCGGTGTAAAGAACATATATAGTTTATTTGTAAAGGGAGAGGCGGTGTAATTTGAATTCTTTTATTTCTAttgatttttatttgttttgaaaCGGTGCTATAGGAAAGGGTAAGAATTGACTTTTGACACTAAAATGAAAGGGTGTGAATAAGAAGATTTAAAGGTTGTGACTTGCAAATAAATAAGACATAACCTTAGTTGCTAATTGTATAAGAGTATAATTGTTTCAATTTTTATTGTTTGTACTCCTTctcaaagttaaaaaaaaatacagTGAGACcttttattttctaatttttataaaattacatttgtaaACATCTCAAGCTTTTTTAGGTTTTATCCACTTTCAATAACTTGAATTTTGAATATATAAGGATTATTTCGGTCGAGTCCTTATATAACGTAGGTTTTTGTTGTTTGTGCTACAATTTCTACAAATTATAAACCTCCTTTCTATTTTTTTGTAAACGATCTTTGTAAACGATCTAAGAATTTATTATTCTATTCCAAATTTTAGGTGATCATTATCTATCTCAATTTGAAAAAGATAATCTATTAAATCAACCATGACCAGTatagttatgtgtaaacaattTTGTTGTTCTGGTCGATAACTTCACGTTCTCATTTACATATTAATTCCCAAAAGAAAAAAATATCTATTAAATCAATCATGACTAGAGCATATATATTCATCCAGAAAGTTACtgtaaaaaatatattaattgtTGGCGTTAAATCATAACTGTATTAAACATTTTAGTTTCAAAATACAATTTAAATCATTGAatatggtaaaaaaaaaattgtaccaTCAATCCACCACCAAGAAATAGATGTTCGTAACTTCTTTTCCTTTTACGCATTTGCTTTTCTCATTTTAAAAGATTGTATGACTACAGGTTTTTCCCTTTTCTTAATCCTTAATCATAATGAAGATCTTAAATTTTAGATAATTAAGGTGTAACAATGGCTTCTCACAGtaaacaatatatttttttttatgatttagCAGAATTTTAAGATCTTGTATTAGTTGAgtattatacatatatatttgttataaaaatatagCGACGTAAATAGCTATGTATTTTATATTATATGTATAcaatattttcttttaaaataatatataattttaGTATTAACTTCTTGGCCCTAACTTCCGCATCTATTATAAAAATAAGGATTCTAAGGGGGTGAAACTTGACAAGTTTCAAACTAATATATTTGGAAAAGGGAGGTATGAAAAGTAAAACCTTTAAACACTTGAGTATGAGAGAGAGGTCTTGaattc
This is a stretch of genomic DNA from Helianthus annuus cultivar XRQ/B chromosome 16, HanXRQr2.0-SUNRISE, whole genome shotgun sequence. It encodes these proteins:
- the LOC110918577 gene encoding uncharacterized protein LOC110918577, which translates into the protein MGTDKQPVGILDTINMETVRTMLTHTYPYPHEHSRHAIIAVVVGCLFFISSDNMHTLIQKLDKNIKWWSIYAGLLGFFYFFSSPFVGKTIKPSYSNFSRWYIAWILVAALYHLPSFQSMGVDMRMNLSLFLTIFISSIFVLLVFHLVFLGLWYIGLVSRVAGRRPEILTVLQNCTVLSVACCVFYSHCGNHALNETPFGRKDSGLFSLWKKSEGGELLAKFLKMYEFKDEVCKSWFAPVGSARDYPLLSKWVIYGEFSCSGPCESSDEISPIYSLWATFIGLYIANYVVERSTGWALTHPLSVKETERLKNKQMKPNFLDMVPWYSGTSADLFKTVFDLLVSVTVFVGRFDMRMMQAAMSGGHEGAKQEDFLYEHFSEKDNFWFDFMADTGDGGNSSYSVAKLLAQPSLHVWNNDSLNKLPRGDLLLIGGDLAYPNPSAFTYEKRLFRPFEYALQPPPWYKEEHIAVNKPELPRGVSELKLYDGPQCFIIPGNHDWFDGLQTFMRYICHKSWLGGWLMPQKKSYFALQLPKGWWVFGLDLALHSDIDSYQFKFFSELIQEKVKENDSVIVMTHEPSWLLDWYWDDVTGKNVTHLIRDYLKGRCKLRVAGDLHHYMRHSYVESDKPAIVQHLLVNGCGGAFLHPTHVFSNFNQAYGTSYETKAAYPSTQDSSRIALGNILKFRKKNWQFDFIGGFIYFILTFSLFPLCKLDHILQDDTFSGHIKSFFSTMWDSFTYMFGQSYVSSAGALLLLAAAISFVPSKVSKKKKVIIGVVHVSAHLASALVLILLMELGVETCIRHNLLATSGYHSLYEWYRSVESEHFPDPTGLRARIEKWTFGLYPACIKYLMSAFDVPEVMAVTRTNICKNGKVSLSRGTAIIYYASVFLYFWVFSTPVVSLVFGSYLYICINWLHLHFDEAFSSLRIANYKSFTRFHIMEDGNLEVFTLAVDKVPKKWKLDSDWDNELKQQHQLSQQRKYPSKWRADSSHQDPVNTVKVVDHFVIQTYKAESGVEDVSVSH